A DNA window from Porphyromonas gingivalis ATCC 33277 contains the following coding sequences:
- a CDS encoding glycosyltransferase family 4 protein gives MKILLLNTSDARGGAAVAAMRLMETLQEAGAEVRMLVLNRNTTNPDIMALHSGRCGKTADKYRFLAERLHIYMCNGRNRSRLFHVSTALIGYDVSRHPWVRWADIIHLHWINQGFLSLRGLERLAQCGKSVVWTMHDMWPVTAICHHARECMRYRTECGACPQISPQKEKDLARLVWNRKSRVISLLRPTLIGCSHWLADLARQSALTDGLRIESIPNPIDTNLFAPGSRSEARRIMDLPTDRILLLFGAVQADDPRKGIYELSQAMKRLRERQPDLSKRIALVVFGSLRDEVRSLFPNYKLISIGYIREPSRMAELYRAADLFVIPSLEENLPNTIMEALSVGTPCVAFRVGGIPEMIVSGSTGYLAAFRDPSDLAEGITKTIALQETSPEAVASACRSFVLSHYSREVVSSRMLQLYRELL, from the coding sequence ATGAAAATTCTCCTGCTGAATACATCCGATGCAAGAGGCGGAGCAGCTGTAGCTGCTATGCGCTTGATGGAAACCTTACAAGAGGCCGGAGCCGAAGTCAGGATGTTGGTATTGAACCGCAATACGACAAACCCCGACATAATGGCTTTACATAGCGGACGATGCGGCAAAACAGCCGATAAATACCGTTTTTTAGCTGAACGGCTTCATATTTACATGTGCAATGGTCGGAATAGAAGCCGGCTCTTTCATGTCAGTACGGCTCTTATCGGCTATGATGTCAGCCGTCACCCGTGGGTGCGCTGGGCAGATATCATCCATCTGCACTGGATCAATCAGGGATTCCTCTCACTGAGAGGGCTGGAGCGTCTGGCCCAATGCGGTAAATCCGTAGTATGGACGATGCACGATATGTGGCCTGTGACAGCGATTTGCCACCATGCCCGAGAGTGCATGCGATACCGAACCGAATGCGGTGCTTGTCCGCAAATTTCCCCCCAAAAGGAGAAGGATTTGGCTCGTCTTGTATGGAATAGAAAATCCCGAGTAATATCCCTACTCCGGCCTACGCTTATCGGTTGTAGCCATTGGTTGGCCGATTTGGCACGGCAAAGCGCACTGACGGATGGACTGCGAATCGAATCGATACCGAATCCCATCGACACGAATCTCTTTGCCCCGGGTTCACGTTCGGAAGCTCGCCGAATAATGGATTTGCCGACAGACAGAATATTGCTTCTCTTCGGAGCTGTACAGGCGGATGATCCTCGCAAGGGCATATACGAACTGTCGCAAGCAATGAAAAGACTTCGAGAGAGACAGCCGGACTTAAGCAAACGAATCGCTCTTGTCGTATTCGGCTCTCTCCGCGATGAGGTGAGAAGTCTTTTTCCCAATTATAAGCTTATTTCGATCGGTTATATCCGTGAACCAAGCCGAATGGCCGAACTGTACCGTGCTGCCGATCTCTTTGTAATTCCCTCTTTAGAGGAGAACCTCCCTAATACTATTATGGAGGCTCTCTCTGTCGGTACGCCCTGTGTGGCTTTCCGTGTCGGGGGTATACCGGAGATGATCGTATCGGGTAGTACCGGATATTTAGCCGCTTTTCGTGATCCGTCCGATTTGGCAGAAGGGATAACCAAGACCATTGCTCTACAAGAAACCTCCCCCGAAGCTGTTGCTTCAGCTTGTCGCTCCTTTGTTCTCAGTCACTACTCGCGTGAAGTAGTATCCTCTCGTATGCTGCAGCTCTACCGCGAACTGCTCTGA
- the queF gene encoding preQ(1) synthase, with translation MTGIREGEKELSLLGSKTEYRNDYAPEVLEAFTNKHQENDYWVRFNCPEFTSLCPITGQPDFATIYINYIPDVKMVESKSLKLYLFSFRNHGAFHEDCVNIIMKDLIALMQPRYIEVWGDFTPRGGISIVPFCNYGKPGSRYELLAEKRMETHH, from the coding sequence ATGACCGGCATAAGAGAAGGAGAAAAGGAACTGTCGCTCCTTGGTTCCAAAACAGAATACCGCAACGACTATGCCCCCGAAGTCTTGGAGGCATTCACCAACAAACATCAGGAGAATGACTATTGGGTAAGGTTCAACTGTCCCGAGTTTACAAGCCTATGCCCTATCACAGGGCAACCGGACTTTGCCACTATCTACATCAACTATATTCCGGACGTTAAGATGGTAGAGAGCAAGAGCCTCAAACTCTACTTGTTCAGTTTCCGCAATCATGGTGCTTTTCATGAGGACTGTGTCAATATCATCATGAAGGATCTCATCGCCCTGATGCAACCTCGCTATATCGAGGTGTGGGGCGACTTCACACCTCGCGGCGGTATCAGCATCGTACCTTTCTGCAACTACGGAAAGCCGGGAAGCCGATACGAGCTTCTGGCAGAAAAGAGAATGGAAACACACCATTAG
- a CDS encoding diacylglycerol/lipid kinase family protein: MKILAIINPISGIGSKSNIPSLIADVFAHDPHELFITYSQRAGHARELAAQAVEKHYDCVIAVGGDGTVNEIAQSLRYTDVVLGIVPKGSGNGLARALKLPLTVGKALEVIRAGHVRTIDCCEADSRPFFCTCGLGFDAEVSKKFAQAGSRGPITYARTMIESYLQNEPKEYKLTIDGKSFVEKAFLVTCANAPQYGNNAYIAPLADLEDGKMDVVIIRPFNPLEAPQLALQLFTKRINSNSNLDTYKAENLIIERETEGVMHLDGDPVMFGKRIEIRTYGRSLKVFATETYT, encoded by the coding sequence ATGAAGATTCTAGCCATTATCAATCCCATATCGGGCATCGGATCGAAAAGCAACATACCGAGCCTTATAGCCGATGTATTCGCCCATGATCCTCACGAACTCTTTATCACCTATTCGCAACGTGCTGGCCATGCACGTGAATTGGCAGCACAAGCAGTGGAGAAGCATTACGACTGCGTCATTGCAGTAGGAGGCGATGGAACGGTGAACGAGATAGCCCAAAGCCTTCGCTACACCGATGTAGTGCTGGGTATCGTCCCGAAAGGATCAGGCAACGGGTTGGCACGTGCCCTCAAGCTGCCACTCACCGTCGGGAAAGCTCTCGAAGTGATCAGAGCCGGACATGTTCGCACCATCGACTGCTGTGAAGCGGATAGTCGCCCTTTCTTTTGCACCTGCGGATTGGGATTCGATGCCGAGGTTAGCAAGAAATTCGCCCAAGCGGGTAGTCGAGGCCCTATCACTTATGCGCGAACCATGATCGAGAGTTACCTCCAAAACGAACCGAAAGAATACAAACTGACGATAGACGGCAAATCCTTTGTGGAGAAAGCTTTCCTCGTCACTTGTGCCAATGCGCCCCAGTATGGCAATAACGCCTATATCGCTCCATTAGCGGATTTGGAGGATGGTAAAATGGATGTAGTTATTATCCGTCCTTTCAATCCATTGGAAGCTCCACAATTGGCCTTACAACTCTTTACCAAGCGTATCAACAGCAACTCCAATCTGGACACCTATAAGGCCGAAAACCTGATCATTGAGCGTGAGACAGAGGGCGTAATGCACCTCGATGGCGATCCTGTCATGTTCGGTAAGCGCATTGAGATCCGAACCTACGGCCGGTCACTCAAGGTATTTGCTACTGAAACCTACACTTGA
- a CDS encoding glycosyltransferase family 4 protein gives MNPPKRLLVIHRALAPYRIELLNTLSAAFDTHIYFEFASPIEQRFDAGELAKRVHFQSSVLPPAPKIPGLKNFRPYAASLVRSLRPDVVLCSEFNLLTLTLAAACRLFSLKTKLYVLCDDNEQMAEAELHYGRGLKHRMLSYVEGVILCDSRACDLYTSRFATLDRERFVYLPIVQDEKVLRPLYEQVFGIGRDLRHALIPAGARMMLYVGRLSEEKNLPALIDNLSTLPDDVHLVIVGDGPMQSALMNQAQVAGHPERIIFAGKKEGAELYAYYTQADCLVLPSMRECFGSVVNEALIAGVPVVCSDIAGASCLVTESNGRTFSPMLPNALSQACNDLLGSIAPFCGDSLRPSLMPFTFERAIAPVLSLLSR, from the coding sequence ATGAATCCGCCCAAAAGACTGCTTGTCATTCACCGCGCCCTTGCTCCTTACCGTATCGAACTGCTCAATACTCTGTCGGCAGCTTTCGATACACATATCTACTTCGAATTTGCATCACCTATAGAACAGCGATTCGATGCAGGCGAACTGGCCAAGCGTGTTCACTTTCAAAGCAGTGTACTTCCTCCCGCCCCAAAAATCCCAGGATTGAAAAACTTTCGTCCCTATGCCGCCTCATTGGTTCGCAGTCTTCGTCCCGATGTCGTTCTCTGTAGCGAATTCAATCTGCTGACACTGACCCTCGCTGCTGCCTGTCGCCTGTTCAGTCTGAAAACCAAGCTGTATGTCTTATGCGATGACAATGAACAAATGGCAGAGGCAGAGCTACACTACGGTCGTGGTCTCAAACATCGGATGCTCTCTTATGTGGAAGGCGTTATTCTATGTGATAGCCGTGCCTGCGATCTCTATACCTCTCGCTTCGCTACGCTGGATAGGGAGCGATTCGTTTACCTCCCCATCGTACAGGATGAAAAGGTGCTGCGCCCCCTCTATGAACAGGTCTTCGGTATAGGCCGGGACCTGCGACATGCTCTCATTCCTGCTGGTGCTCGGATGATGCTGTATGTAGGACGCTTGTCAGAGGAAAAAAACCTGCCGGCACTGATCGATAACCTTTCCACTCTACCCGATGATGTTCATCTCGTTATCGTCGGCGACGGCCCGATGCAGTCAGCCCTAATGAATCAAGCGCAAGTTGCAGGCCATCCGGAACGAATCATATTTGCAGGGAAAAAGGAAGGAGCAGAGCTTTATGCCTACTATACGCAGGCCGATTGCCTCGTATTACCGAGCATGCGCGAATGTTTCGGTTCGGTCGTAAACGAAGCTCTCATAGCAGGCGTTCCTGTGGTTTGCAGCGATATTGCCGGGGCATCTTGCCTGGTTACAGAAAGCAACGGACGTACTTTCTCCCCCATGCTGCCGAATGCTCTCTCTCAAGCGTGTAATGATCTGCTTGGAAGCATCGCACCTTTCTGCGGCGACAGCCTTCGACCTTCTCTCATGCCATTTACTTTCGAACGAGCCATAGCCCCTGTGCTATCCCTGCTTAGCCGATGA